One genomic region from Panthera tigris isolate Pti1 chromosome D1, P.tigris_Pti1_mat1.1, whole genome shotgun sequence encodes:
- the MRPL17 gene encoding 39S ribosomal protein L17, mitochondrial translates to MRPLKPVSPQLLPSNFQFRPHKGGDKLGIMRLSVAAAISHGRVFRRLGLGPESRIHLLRNLLTGLVRHERIEAPWARVDEMRGYAEKLIDYGKLGDTNEQAMRMADFWLTEKDLIPKLFQVLAPRYQGQNGGYTRMLQIPNRSEQDRAKMAVIEYKGNCLPPLPLPRRDSNLTLLNQLLQGLRQDQKASIHSSHTAQTPGI, encoded by the exons ATGCGTCCTCTCAAACCCGTCTCTCCGCAGCTTCTCCCTTCGAATTTCCAGTTCCGGCCTCACAAGGGCGGAGACAAGCTAGGAATTATGCGGCTATCGGTCGCAGCCGCCATCTCCCATGGCCGCGTATTCCGCCGACTGGGCCTTGGTCCGGAGTCCCGCATCCACCTGTTGCGGAACTTGCTTACGGGACTTGTGCGACACGAACGCATCGAGGCGCCATGGGCGCGCGTGGACGAGATGAGGGGCTACGCCGAGAAG CTCATCGACTATGGGAAGCTGGGAGATACCAACGAACAAGCCATGCGCATGGCTGACTTCTGGCTCACG GAGAAAGACTTGATCCCCAAGCTGTTTCAAGTACTGGCCCCTCGGTACCAAGGTCAGAATGGGGGCTACACGAGAATGCTGCAGATCCCAAATCGGAGTGAGCAGGATCGGGCCAAGATGGCAGTGATTGAGTATAAAGGGaactgcctcccacccctgcccctgcctcgcAGAGACAGCAACCTTACACTTCTAAACCAGCTGCTTCAGGGCTTGCGGCAGGACCAGAAAGCAAGCATCCACAGCTCCCACACAGCTCAAACACCAGGGATTTAA